A DNA window from Candidatus Binatia bacterium contains the following coding sequences:
- a CDS encoding DNA recombination protein RmuC, whose amino-acid sequence MTLTIVLSSVLAAVVVLLVVVLLQQRRAAAGLEALSAAREADRAPLMLQQQIDGLRTELGRSLDASTQNLNQQLAQVAAAVGQRLHESAELMQQTHRALGERLDSTAQVVGAVHRSLGGLEEANRKIYEVGKDIASLQQILRAPKLRGGLGELLLEDLLAQILPADHFVAQYTFRNGQKVDAVIKLGNGLVPVDSKFPLENFRRLLDAHTDDERTRMRRAFVNDVKRHIDAVAAKYIVPDEGTFDFALMYIPAENVYYEIVVKDEQAGEAHIGEYALARKVIPVSPGCFYAYLQAIVLGLRGLRIEERSHEILQQLARLRGDFDRFRQDFRLVGRHLTNAASSFAGADRRLERLDSRFASIADSDGAAGEGAGDAVKELAGKQTASLFAATSAASAKKQ is encoded by the coding sequence GTGACCCTCACGATCGTTCTCAGCAGTGTTCTGGCCGCCGTCGTCGTTCTGCTGGTGGTGGTTCTCCTCCAGCAGCGGCGCGCTGCTGCCGGCTTGGAAGCCTTGAGCGCCGCCCGCGAGGCGGATCGCGCGCCGCTCATGCTGCAGCAACAGATCGATGGCTTGCGCACCGAGCTCGGGCGCTCGCTTGACGCCAGCACGCAGAACCTCAATCAGCAACTGGCCCAGGTGGCGGCGGCGGTTGGTCAACGGCTGCACGAAAGCGCCGAACTCATGCAGCAGACGCATCGGGCATTGGGCGAACGCTTGGATAGCACGGCGCAGGTGGTCGGTGCCGTGCACCGTAGCTTGGGTGGCCTCGAAGAAGCCAACCGCAAGATCTACGAGGTCGGCAAGGACATCGCGTCTTTGCAGCAAATCCTGCGAGCGCCGAAGCTGCGGGGTGGGCTCGGGGAGCTGTTGCTTGAAGACCTGCTCGCACAGATTCTGCCCGCCGATCACTTCGTGGCGCAGTACACTTTCCGCAACGGACAGAAAGTCGATGCGGTGATCAAGCTGGGGAATGGCTTGGTGCCGGTCGATTCCAAGTTCCCGCTGGAGAACTTCCGCCGCCTGTTGGACGCACACACTGACGACGAGCGGACACGGATGCGGCGCGCATTCGTCAATGATGTGAAGCGGCACATCGACGCCGTCGCAGCCAAGTACATCGTTCCCGACGAGGGCACGTTCGATTTCGCGCTGATGTATATCCCCGCCGAGAATGTCTACTACGAGATCGTGGTGAAGGACGAACAGGCCGGCGAGGCGCACATCGGCGAGTATGCCCTGGCCCGCAAGGTCATACCCGTGTCGCCCGGGTGTTTCTATGCCTACCTGCAGGCCATCGTCCTCGGCCTGCGCGGGCTGCGGATCGAGGAGCGCTCGCACGAGATCCTGCAACAGCTGGCGCGGCTACGTGGCGACTTCGACCGTTTTCGTCAAGACTTCCGTCTGGTCGGCCGCCATTTGACCAACGCGGCGTCGAGCTTCGCCGGCGCCGACCGGCGCCTGGAGCGCCTCGACTCGCGCTTCGCCAGCATCGCCGACAGCGATGGTGCCGCTGGCGAAGGGGCAGGAGATGCCGTGAAGGAACTCGCCGGCAAGCAGACGGCCTCGCTGTTCGCTGCGACCTCGGCTGCGTCCGCGAAGAAGCAGTAA
- a CDS encoding patatin-like phospholipase family protein produces the protein MAVGITIVQKSDLSVRKKNAKVALVLAGGAITGGAFKLGGLKALDDFLVNRKTTGFDTYVGLSAGGLLAAPLAAGVSPAEMLKSLEGKSKEFSRFRLADFYNLNVRDLMRQPARFALDVLSFLPGTVGDLLAQMPDIARKIQKPLSNAVRKPGITAVQDILEPIGEALAKRRGFPSPFDYLPSGFFDNCTIEQYLRRNFEDAGLPNDFRDLYRLTKRELYIGAMNLDTAERVIFGHDEDTSATVSQAVQASTALPGFYKPARIHGIDYVDGGVRRTANIDVAIEHGADLVICYNPFRPFSNRVRRTEKNGSYIIEGRPLAESGLLTVVNQVFRTLLHSRLQYGLRQYQDDPNFRGDIIVIEPKESDVHFFQLNALAYWQRLRAAQYGYISVTESITQNYELIRQIMESYGILMTRRQVREGVERFREEDSEETSRVLTHDVPRRNLSVA, from the coding sequence GTGGCGGTGGGGATTACCATCGTTCAAAAGAGTGACCTGTCAGTCCGCAAGAAGAACGCAAAGGTCGCTCTAGTACTCGCTGGCGGTGCCATTACCGGCGGAGCTTTCAAGCTCGGTGGCCTGAAGGCCCTCGACGATTTCCTCGTCAATCGAAAGACCACGGGATTCGATACGTATGTCGGCTTGAGCGCCGGCGGGCTGCTGGCCGCGCCGCTTGCGGCCGGCGTCTCTCCGGCTGAGATGCTGAAGAGCCTGGAGGGTAAGTCCAAGGAGTTCAGCCGTTTTCGACTTGCGGATTTCTACAATTTGAATGTGCGTGATCTGATGAGGCAGCCGGCACGGTTCGCGCTCGACGTCCTGTCCTTTTTGCCCGGAACCGTTGGCGACCTCTTGGCCCAGATGCCCGATATCGCCCGCAAGATTCAAAAGCCGCTCTCTAACGCAGTGCGTAAGCCCGGTATCACCGCGGTCCAGGACATCCTGGAGCCCATCGGCGAGGCGCTGGCCAAGCGGCGGGGTTTTCCATCCCCATTCGACTACCTGCCGTCAGGTTTCTTCGACAACTGCACCATCGAGCAGTATCTACGTCGCAACTTCGAAGATGCGGGCCTGCCCAACGACTTCCGCGACCTCTACCGTCTCACGAAACGCGAGTTGTACATCGGCGCCATGAATCTCGACACGGCGGAGCGGGTCATCTTCGGCCACGATGAGGACACGTCAGCGACGGTGTCGCAGGCGGTGCAGGCATCGACGGCGTTGCCAGGCTTCTACAAGCCGGCGCGGATCCACGGGATCGACTACGTGGACGGCGGCGTGCGCCGCACCGCCAACATCGATGTGGCGATCGAGCACGGCGCCGACCTGGTCATCTGCTACAATCCGTTTCGCCCCTTCTCCAACCGCGTACGGCGGACGGAAAAGAACGGCAGCTACATCATTGAGGGCCGCCCGCTAGCGGAAAGCGGTTTGCTGACGGTGGTCAACCAGGTCTTCCGCACCTTGCTGCATTCACGGCTGCAATACGGACTGCGACAGTACCAGGATGATCCTAATTTCCGCGGGGACATCATCGTCATCGAACCCAAGGAAAGCGACGTACATTTCTTCCAGCTGAACGCACTGGCCTACTGGCAACGGTTGCGCGCGGCGCAATACGGGTACATCTCGGTCACTGAATCGATCACGCAGAACTACGAGCTGATCAGGCAGATCATGGAAAGTTATGGGATCCTGATGACGCGGCGGCAGGTGCGCGAGGGCGTCGAGCGCTTCCGCGAAGAAGACTCGGAAGAGACGTCGCGGGTCCTGACGCACGACGTTCCGCGCCGCAACCTCAGCGTAGCGTGA
- a CDS encoding M48 family metalloprotease yields MEARRQLPLIDDVEVNAYVDHLGQKIVAALGEQPFSYHFYAVRDARINAFAVPGGYVYVHAGLLTAASNDDEVAGVLGHEIAHVNAHHLVRQEEATRLLNYATLLGTLLSVLSPAAGAGAVAVNEAVQLKYRREFEQEADYLAVTYVRQAGYDPGGMLDFFKKMLDQQRLTPTSMPPYLLSHPLTDARLTNLEAVLRTHQWDKRSRQPTSLELARVQLLARARLETAKDLAESYWKQVAVHPEDARGRYLLGLAYFETGSFGAARETFESVPQSTVGDVSRELGRTWLRLRQLEKARELLSRAAEITPDDPLAHHELAKTLEALNDGEGAMREYERALQLAPDLEEAHYNLGILAGRAGRPGEGFYHLGAAFELRGEFDKALSQFKKAEPLLPPGSDRAQAAHAEVTELSDYLKHGPWR; encoded by the coding sequence ATGGAGGCCCGCCGCCAGCTGCCGCTGATCGACGACGTGGAGGTCAATGCTTACGTTGACCACCTCGGCCAGAAGATCGTTGCGGCGCTTGGGGAGCAGCCGTTCAGCTACCACTTTTACGCTGTTCGTGACGCGCGTATCAACGCGTTTGCGGTGCCGGGCGGGTACGTCTACGTCCACGCCGGCCTGTTGACGGCGGCGAGCAACGACGACGAGGTTGCGGGCGTGCTCGGGCATGAGATTGCCCACGTCAACGCCCACCACCTGGTGCGCCAGGAAGAAGCGACGCGGTTGCTCAACTATGCGACGCTGCTCGGCACGCTGTTGTCAGTCTTGAGTCCGGCGGCCGGCGCCGGTGCGGTGGCCGTGAACGAGGCCGTGCAGCTGAAATACCGGCGCGAGTTTGAACAGGAGGCCGACTATCTCGCGGTCACCTACGTGCGGCAGGCGGGATACGATCCCGGCGGCATGCTGGACTTCTTCAAGAAGATGTTGGACCAGCAACGGCTGACGCCGACCTCGATGCCGCCGTATCTGCTCTCGCATCCCTTGACCGACGCGCGCCTTACCAATTTGGAAGCGGTGCTGCGCACGCACCAGTGGGACAAACGATCGCGGCAGCCGACCAGCCTCGAGTTGGCACGAGTACAGTTGCTGGCCCGTGCCCGTTTGGAGACAGCAAAGGATTTGGCGGAATCATACTGGAAGCAGGTAGCGGTGCATCCGGAGGATGCCCGCGGTCGCTATCTGCTGGGGTTGGCTTACTTCGAAACCGGATCGTTCGGCGCGGCCCGTGAAACCTTCGAATCGGTGCCGCAGTCAACGGTCGGTGACGTCTCCCGCGAACTCGGTCGAACATGGTTGCGTCTGCGTCAGTTGGAGAAGGCACGCGAGTTACTCAGCCGTGCCGCCGAGATTACGCCGGATGACCCGCTGGCGCATCACGAACTTGCCAAGACGCTCGAAGCGCTCAATGACGGTGAGGGCGCGATGCGCGAATACGAGCGAGCCCTGCAACTGGCGCCCGACCTCGAGGAAGCCCACTACAATCTGGGCATCCTGGCGGGTCGTGCGGGCCGGCCGGGCGAGGGCTTCTATCATCTTGGCGCCGCTTTCGAGCTGCGCGGTGAGTTTGACAAGGCGCTGAGCCAATTCAAGAAGGCCGAGCCGCTGCTCCCGCCGGGCAGCGATCGCGCGCAAGCGGCCCACGCGGAAGTGACGGAACTGTCCGACTACTTGAAACACGGGCCTTGGCGCTGA
- a CDS encoding NDP-sugar synthase: MRAMILAAGKGSRLRPLTDSVPKPLVEVAGRPMIAFALQLLRQADIHEVVINLHHLGDQIRRTLGDGSAYGARITYSEENPILDTGGAIEAAREFLCNETFVVVNADVVIDLRLRDVIEFHHRHGAMATMVLRPDPQAERKDDIGIDAARRIRRFLGRPYEAGPPSTGDRYLFASVHVFDRRLFDYMQPGVYSITRDVYPRLLAAGEPVYGYVHHGYWRVLDTSGDLAAGRRELAHCREKA; this comes from the coding sequence ATGCGCGCCATGATCCTGGCTGCGGGGAAAGGCAGCCGCTTACGGCCGCTCACCGATTCGGTACCCAAGCCCCTGGTGGAGGTCGCCGGCCGGCCGATGATTGCTTTCGCGCTGCAGCTGCTGCGGCAAGCGGATATCCATGAAGTGGTCATCAACTTGCATCATCTGGGGGACCAGATCCGCCGCACACTGGGCGACGGCAGCGCCTACGGCGCGCGCATCACCTATTCCGAGGAGAACCCGATCCTGGACACGGGTGGCGCCATCGAAGCGGCGCGGGAATTCCTCTGCAATGAGACCTTTGTCGTGGTCAATGCCGACGTCGTCATTGATCTGCGCCTCCGAGACGTGATCGAGTTCCATCACCGGCACGGCGCCATGGCAACGATGGTTCTGCGCCCGGACCCACAGGCCGAGCGCAAGGATGACATCGGTATCGACGCCGCTCGGCGCATCCGGCGCTTTCTCGGCCGGCCGTACGAGGCGGGGCCGCCGAGCACCGGAGACCGCTACCTGTTCGCCAGTGTGCACGTGTTCGACCGGCGCCTGTTCGACTACATGCAGCCGGGCGTCTACAGCATCACGCGTGACGTCTACCCACGCCTGCTCGCCGCCGGCGAACCGGTCTATGGTTACGTCCATCACGGTTACTGGCGCGTGCTCGACACGTCAGGCGATCTTGCCGCCGGGCGTCGCGAACTGGCCCATTGCCGTGAAAAGGCCTGA